In Fibrobacterota bacterium, the DNA window TTCATCTGGATATACAGGGCCAGTATGAACAGGCATGCGACCCAGATGGTATCCAGGAGTCCCGCCAGCCGGGAATTGCCTATGGGAAAATCCTTCCCGATGAATTTGGGGATGAGCCATTCATCGTCGATGGAAATGAAAACGATGAGCGCGGCGAAGCAGATGGCTTCGATGACGATGAGACGGCGGATGAGATAGGTCCCCGCGAGTTTCATGCGCGCGGGATCCGGCTTCGGGGTTTTCATCCCGCCGCCGGCCGCGGAAGGTTCTCCACTTTGGCCGCCAGGATGAAATCGTTATCCGATAGGCCCCCGACCGCGTGGGTCCACAAGGTTATGCCCACCTTGCCCCAGGAGAGGGCGATGTCGGGATGATGATCCTGGGCTTCCGCCAGGGCCCCTACGCGGTTCGTGAATTCCAGCGCCTGTTTGAAGTCTTTGAAGTCGAATTGCTTTTCGAGCTTCTTCCCATCCCGTACTTTCCAGTCATGGCCCAATCCGGACTTCAGCTTTTCCAGGGCTTCGCCCGCCAATGGCGGCGCGCCTTTCTTACTCGGCTTGCAATCCCGCTCTGCCAACGATTCGAATTCCTGCATACGAACCTCCCAAGGCCGCCCGCTCCCGGCCAT includes these proteins:
- a CDS encoding 4a-hydroxytetrahydrobiopterin dehydratase yields the protein MQEFESLAERDCKPSKKGAPPLAGEALEKLKSGLGHDWKVRDGKKLEKQFDFKDFKQALEFTNRVGALAEAQDHHPDIALSWGKVGITLWTHAVGGLSDNDFILAAKVENLPRPAAG